In Sphingobium sp. Z007, one DNA window encodes the following:
- a CDS encoding nuclear transport factor 2 family protein, whose translation MSMNLPTPIARYIEANARLDIDGMLKPFLRDAVFIDNGKRFTGEAAIRQLFEEEVIPVKAIFTPDTVRDEGGDVVVEGPAHGDFPGSPLRFTYRFTLANGAIKMLETTV comes from the coding sequence ATGTCAATGAACCTACCCACGCCGATCGCCCGCTATATCGAAGCAAACGCCCGCCTCGATATCGACGGCATGTTGAAGCCCTTCCTGCGCGACGCTGTCTTCATCGACAACGGCAAGCGTTTCACGGGAGAGGCGGCAATCCGCCAGCTGTTCGAGGAAGAAGTGATCCCGGTAAAGGCGATCTTCACGCCTGATACGGTTCGGGACGAGGGCGGCGACGTCGTCGTCGAGGGCCCCGCTCATGGCGACTTCCCAGGCAGCCCGCTCCGCTTCACTTATCGCTTCACACTGGCGAACGGCGCCATCAAGATGCTGGAGACCACGGTATGA
- a CDS encoding SDR family oxidoreductase, translating to MSIKADPTEFAGKRVLVSGGTKGLGRATVERFLAGGARVITAARAIRDTIEGVEYVEADLTTPEGGEALARAAIERLGGIDILAHVVGGSASPAGGFAALTDEHWLAELNLNLLATVRLDRLLIPQMLERGQGVVVHVTSIQSVLPLPESTTGYAAAKAALRTYSKSLSKELGPKGVRVNAVSPGWIMTGATGDFLGMLQAANGGTIEDARQSVLDALGGISIGRGAEPEEVADLIAYLAADRAAAIHGAEFVIDGGTISTV from the coding sequence ATGAGCATCAAGGCAGATCCCACCGAGTTCGCCGGCAAGCGCGTGCTCGTCAGCGGTGGCACCAAGGGTCTTGGCCGTGCGACGGTCGAGCGATTCCTCGCCGGCGGAGCGCGAGTCATCACCGCCGCCCGGGCGATCAGGGACACCATCGAGGGCGTCGAATATGTGGAGGCGGACCTGACCACACCAGAGGGCGGCGAAGCGCTGGCCAGGGCGGCGATCGAGCGGCTGGGCGGCATCGACATTCTCGCCCATGTCGTCGGTGGCTCGGCTTCGCCAGCGGGTGGCTTCGCAGCTTTGACGGACGAACACTGGCTTGCCGAGCTGAACCTCAACTTGCTGGCGACGGTCCGCCTCGATCGCCTGCTGATCCCGCAGATGCTGGAGCGGGGCCAGGGCGTCGTGGTGCACGTTACGTCGATCCAGTCCGTGCTGCCGCTCCCCGAATCCACGACCGGCTATGCGGCTGCCAAGGCCGCGCTCAGGACCTACAGCAAGTCGCTCTCGAAGGAACTCGGTCCCAAGGGCGTGCGGGTCAACGCCGTCTCGCCCGGCTGGATCATGACGGGGGCCACTGGAGACTTTCTGGGAATGCTTCAGGCAGCCAATGGCGGCACGATCGAAGACGCGCGTCAGTCCGTGCTGGATGCCTTGGGCGGAATCTCGATCGGGCGGGGAGCCGAACCTGAAGAGGTGGCCGACCTTATCGCCTATCTCGCCGCAGACCGCGCTGCTGCGATCCACGGCGCTGAATTCGTCATCGACGGCGGCACGATCAGCACGGTATGA
- a CDS encoding DNA-3-methyladenine glycosylase I: MPDTSSRERCSWAQDDLLMRNYHDAEWGVPQRDPRMLWEMLMLEGFQAGLAWIIILRKRDAFRAAFADFNPARVAAFDERDIERLMADPGIVRARAKIEATIKGAQIYCDMQDRGEDFSAFCWSFTGGAPILGDGASWVASTPLSETVSKELKRRGFKFVGPTITYAWMQAVGIVNDHSLGCFRRQMEPSTAIESKKPYDPAREK, from the coding sequence ATGCCTGACACTTCATCCCGCGAGCGCTGTAGCTGGGCCCAAGACGACCTGCTAATGCGGAACTATCATGATGCCGAATGGGGCGTGCCACAGCGAGACCCACGGATGCTGTGGGAAATGCTCATGCTGGAGGGGTTCCAGGCGGGGCTTGCCTGGATCATCATTCTACGCAAACGTGATGCCTTTCGGGCCGCCTTCGCGGATTTCAATCCAGCCAGGGTCGCCGCTTTTGACGAGCGGGATATTGAGCGGTTGATGGCGGACCCAGGCATCGTGCGTGCGCGGGCCAAAATCGAAGCCACGATCAAGGGCGCGCAAATCTACTGCGACATGCAGGATCGTGGTGAGGACTTCTCGGCATTTTGCTGGTCCTTCACTGGAGGCGCGCCTATCCTGGGTGACGGCGCGAGTTGGGTTGCGAGCACCCCCCTGTCCGAGACAGTCTCCAAGGAATTGAAGCGGCGCGGCTTCAAGTTCGTCGGGCCGACCATCACCTACGCGTGGATGCAGGCGGTCGGCATAGTCAACGACCATTCTCTCGGTTGTTTTCGACGCCAGATGGAGCCCTCCACTGCGATAGAAAGCAAAAAACCTTATGACCCAGCCAGAGAAAAGTAA
- the trmB gene encoding tRNA (guanosine(46)-N7)-methyltransferase TrmB, protein MTAHKSGDPTTLNRLYGRQSGHKLRQGQQELVDTLLPAIAVPEEGEITAAGLFGYDRPLHFEIGFGGGEHMAHRADMLPDHGFIGAEPFLNGVVTALGHVRDQALGNVRLHMGDALQVLSRIPDGALSFVYLLHPDPWPKARHAKRRMMNPGPVAMIARKLKPGGEFRFGTDHPVYLRWALMVMNGHPDFEWLASEPKDFQTRPGGWPETRYEAKARRIGHEVWYMKFRRR, encoded by the coding sequence ATGACAGCGCATAAATCCGGCGACCCCACGACCCTCAACCGCCTCTACGGCCGCCAGTCGGGGCATAAGCTGCGCCAGGGCCAGCAGGAACTGGTGGACACCCTCCTGCCCGCCATCGCCGTGCCGGAAGAGGGCGAGATCACCGCCGCAGGCCTCTTCGGTTATGATCGCCCGCTCCATTTCGAAATCGGTTTCGGCGGCGGCGAACATATGGCCCATCGCGCCGACATGCTCCCCGATCATGGCTTCATCGGCGCCGAACCCTTCTTGAACGGCGTCGTCACCGCGCTCGGCCATGTCCGCGACCAGGCGCTCGGCAATGTCCGCCTCCACATGGGCGACGCGCTCCAGGTCCTGTCTCGCATCCCCGACGGCGCGCTCAGCTTCGTCTACCTCCTCCACCCCGATCCCTGGCCCAAGGCGCGCCACGCCAAGCGCCGCATGATGAACCCCGGCCCGGTCGCGATGATCGCGCGCAAACTCAAGCCCGGTGGCGAGTTCCGCTTCGGCACCGACCATCCGGTCTATCTGCGCTGGGCGCTGATGGTGATGAACGGCCATCCCGATTTTGAATGGCTGGCCAGCGAGCCGAAGGATTTCCAGACCCGCCCCGGCGGCTGGCCCGAAACCCGCTATGAGGCCAAGGCCCGCCGTATCGGCCACGAAGTCTGGTATATGAAATTTCGCCGCCGATAG
- the metK gene encoding methionine adenosyltransferase yields the protein MRNQFLFTSESVSEGHPDKVADQISDSIVDLFLSKDPEARIACETLTTTQLVVLAGEIRCKGVYEDGAWAPGAKEEIEATVRETVKRIGYEQDGFHWQTFRFENNLHGQSAHIAQGVDESGNKDEGAGDQGIMFGYASDETPDLMPATLYYSHKILERMAADRHAKVVPFLEPDAKSQVTLEYIDEKPVRATALVVSTQHAAGMDNDDSRAELRAYVKGVMADVLPEGWLPGDEAIYVNPTGLFEIGGPDGDAGLTGRKIIVDTYGGASPHGGGAFSGKDPTKVDRSAAYVTRYLAKNIVAAGLARRCTIQLSYAIGVAEPLSLYVDLHGTGTVDAAAIEAVLPTLVRLTPKGIRTHLGLNKPIYQKTAAYGHFGRTPEGDFFPWEKTDLVDALKAALA from the coding sequence ATGCGCAACCAATTCCTCTTCACCTCGGAATCCGTGTCCGAAGGCCATCCCGACAAGGTCGCCGACCAGATTTCCGACTCGATCGTCGATCTGTTCCTGTCGAAAGACCCCGAAGCCCGCATCGCCTGCGAAACCCTGACCACGACCCAGCTGGTCGTCCTGGCCGGCGAAATCCGCTGCAAAGGCGTCTATGAAGACGGCGCCTGGGCGCCCGGTGCCAAGGAAGAGATCGAGGCCACCGTCCGCGAAACGGTCAAGCGCATCGGGTACGAGCAGGACGGCTTCCACTGGCAGACCTTCCGCTTCGAAAACAACCTGCACGGCCAGTCCGCACACATCGCGCAGGGCGTCGATGAAAGCGGCAACAAGGATGAAGGCGCCGGCGATCAGGGCATCATGTTCGGCTATGCGTCGGACGAAACCCCCGATCTCATGCCCGCCACCCTCTATTACAGCCACAAGATCCTGGAACGCATGGCCGCCGACCGCCATGCCAAGGTCGTGCCCTTCCTGGAACCGGACGCCAAGAGCCAGGTGACGCTCGAATATATCGATGAAAAGCCGGTCCGCGCGACCGCGTTGGTCGTCTCCACCCAACACGCCGCAGGCATGGACAATGACGACAGCCGCGCGGAACTGCGCGCCTATGTCAAGGGCGTGATGGCCGATGTCCTGCCCGAAGGCTGGCTACCCGGCGACGAAGCCATCTACGTCAACCCGACCGGCCTGTTCGAAATCGGCGGCCCCGACGGCGACGCCGGCCTCACCGGGCGCAAGATCATCGTCGATACCTATGGCGGCGCCTCGCCCCATGGCGGCGGCGCGTTCAGCGGCAAAGACCCGACCAAGGTCGACCGCTCGGCCGCCTATGTCACCCGCTATCTGGCGAAGAACATCGTCGCCGCCGGCCTCGCCCGTCGCTGCACGATCCAGCTGAGCTACGCCATCGGCGTCGCCGAACCGCTTTCGCTCTATGTCGATCTGCACGGCACCGGCACGGTGGACGCCGCCGCGATCGAGGCGGTCCTGCCGACCCTCGTGCGCCTGACGCCCAAGGGCATCCGCACGCATCTCGGCCTCAACAAGCCGATTTACCAGAAGACCGCCGCCTACGGCCATTTCGGCCGCACCCCGGAAGGCGACTTCTTCCCGTGGGAAAAGACCGACCTGGTCGACGCCCTTAAAGCGGCGCTCGCCTAA
- the lnt gene encoding apolipoprotein N-acyltransferase yields MRALLAMVAARPKLAALLAGLLSAAGFAPLNLWPVTLACLAALIVLIEQAPDRRAAFTRGWLFGVGHFTLGLNWIAHAFTFQDSMPHWFGYGAVILLSLYLAVFPGFATLGAWWLDRQLPSRLREGQRDLAALPPSRSGVGTKATFTLLLAATWIATEYLRATLFTGFAWNPLGAVLLPTGLGIAATLIGTYGLGALTILAAAAILFIARRQYRPAAILAAPLLALALWGLLSLAPITPPGAPRIRIVQPNIGQDEKYSVELEQAHFRTLAALSGTPRPAPRLIFWPEAAIPAYLDMEPDWRARLAGLLGPGDLLMTGATKVYFKPDPDSPIGESKLAGANNSLFIVTPDARLLTRYDKAHLVPYGEYLPMRSILQPIGLSRLVPGDADFWPGPGPQSLALPATLGRPDLKMGVQICYEIIFSGHVIDAKNRPAFLFNPSNDAWFGSWGPVQHLAQARLRAIEEGIPIIRSTPTGVSAIIDARGHVVHALGLDRAGFLDSGLPAALPPTLFARLGNWASGLLILILFGAALALRKGKS; encoded by the coding sequence ATGCGCGCGCTGCTTGCCATGGTCGCCGCCCGTCCGAAACTGGCCGCGCTGCTCGCCGGCTTGCTGTCGGCCGCCGGCTTCGCGCCGCTTAACCTCTGGCCCGTCACCCTTGCCTGCCTGGCCGCGTTGATCGTCCTGATCGAACAGGCCCCCGACCGCCGCGCCGCCTTCACCCGCGGCTGGCTGTTCGGCGTCGGCCATTTCACCCTGGGCCTCAACTGGATCGCCCACGCCTTCACCTTCCAGGATTCGATGCCGCACTGGTTCGGCTATGGCGCGGTGATCCTGCTCTCGCTCTACCTTGCGGTCTTCCCCGGCTTCGCGACGCTAGGCGCATGGTGGCTGGATAGACAACTCCCCTCCCGTTTACGGGAGGGGCAGCGAGACTTGGCGGCTCTGCCGCCTAGTCGCAGCGGGGTGGGCACAAAGGCGACGTTCACTCTCCTCCTCGCCGCCACCTGGATCGCCACCGAATATTTGCGCGCGACCCTCTTCACCGGCTTCGCCTGGAACCCGCTGGGCGCAGTCCTCCTCCCAACCGGCCTTGGTATAGCCGCGACCCTCATCGGCACCTACGGCCTCGGCGCGCTCACCATCTTGGCCGCCGCCGCCATCCTCTTCATCGCGCGCCGCCAGTACCGCCCCGCCGCGATCCTCGCCGCCCCGCTTCTCGCCCTCGCTCTTTGGGGCCTCCTCTCCCTCGCCCCCATCACGCCCCCCGGCGCGCCCCGCATCCGCATCGTCCAGCCCAATATCGGCCAGGACGAGAAATACTCCGTCGAACTCGAACAGGCGCATTTCCGCACTCTCGCTGCCTTGTCCGGCACGCCGCGCCCCGCCCCGCGCCTGATCTTCTGGCCCGAAGCGGCCATCCCCGCCTATCTCGACATGGAACCCGACTGGCGCGCGCGCCTTGCGGGCCTGCTCGGCCCCGGCGACCTGCTGATGACCGGCGCGACCAAAGTCTATTTCAAGCCCGACCCGGACAGCCCGATCGGCGAATCCAAACTCGCCGGCGCGAACAACAGTCTGTTCATCGTCACCCCCGACGCCCGCCTGCTCACCCGCTATGACAAGGCGCATCTGGTCCCCTATGGCGAATATCTGCCCATGCGGTCCATCCTCCAGCCGATCGGCCTCTCGCGCCTCGTCCCCGGCGACGCGGATTTCTGGCCCGGCCCCGGCCCGCAAAGCCTGGCGCTCCCCGCCACGCTCGGCCGCCCGGACCTGAAAATGGGCGTGCAGATCTGCTACGAGATCATCTTCTCCGGCCACGTCATCGACGCGAAGAACCGCCCGGCCTTCCTTTTCAACCCCTCCAATGACGCCTGGTTCGGCAGCTGGGGGCCAGTCCAGCACTTGGCCCAGGCCCGCCTCCGCGCGATAGAGGAAGGCATCCCCATCATCCGTTCTACCCCCACCGGCGTCTCGGCGATCATCGACGCGCGCGGCCATGTCGTCCACGCGCTCGGCCTCGACCGCGCCGGGTTCCTCGACTCCGGCCTGCCCGCCGCGCTCCCGCCCACGCTCTTCGCGCGGCTCGGCAACTGGGCGTCCGGCCTGCTGATACTCATCCTGTTCGGCGCGGCTCTTGCCTTGCGCAAAGGCAAAAGCTAA
- a CDS encoding YqaA family protein: protein MLTRLYQWTLAKAAHRHAERWLFAVSFMESSFFPIPPHPLLGLMCLARPERALRFGFICTLASVLGGMLGYAIGHFLYEALGQQILTALGLAAKFPVAACYLRDYGAEIILIKGATPIPFKLITITAGFVGLSLFTFLWASIVSRAFQFMLVGFLFWKFGRPIKAFIEKYLAWLSALFLVLIVGGFLAASMLTGGVKKDDKCSHATMATLNVTGAR from the coding sequence ATGCTTACCAGGCTCTACCAATGGACGTTGGCGAAGGCCGCGCACCGCCATGCCGAACGCTGGCTTTTCGCCGTCAGCTTCATGGAATCGAGTTTCTTTCCAATCCCGCCCCATCCGCTGCTCGGCCTTATGTGCCTTGCCAGGCCGGAACGCGCGCTGCGCTTCGGCTTCATCTGCACCCTGGCCTCGGTGCTGGGCGGCATGCTGGGCTACGCCATCGGCCATTTCCTCTATGAGGCACTCGGCCAGCAAATCCTGACCGCGCTCGGCCTCGCCGCCAAATTCCCGGTCGCGGCCTGCTATCTGCGCGATTACGGCGCGGAAATCATCCTCATCAAGGGCGCGACGCCCATCCCGTTCAAACTCATCACCATCACGGCGGGTTTCGTCGGCCTGTCGCTCTTCACCTTCCTGTGGGCCAGCATCGTCAGCCGCGCCTTCCAGTTCATGCTGGTCGGCTTCCTGTTCTGGAAATTCGGCCGCCCGATCAAGGCGTTCATCGAAAAATATCTCGCCTGGCTCTCCGCTCTCTTCCTGGTCCTGATCGTCGGCGGCTTCCTCGCCGCGTCGATGCTGACCGGCGGCGTGAAGAAGGATGACAAATGCAGCCACGCCACCATGGCGACCCTGAATGTGACGGGCGCCCGATAA
- a CDS encoding GNAT family N-acetyltransferase, translating to MDIRLATPADLPALHRVIERAYRGDSARAGWTFESDLLSGPRTSLDTLGMILASPAERLVVALDAGEMPIGCVQITDKGAGIAYLGLLCIDPARQAGGLGRRLIAAAEDHAARLFTANLMEMTVIDSRTELIAWYQRRGYAPTGEVRSFPIPLDPPLAMVVLAKALATRNDLG from the coding sequence ATGGACATCCGCCTCGCCACCCCCGCCGACCTGCCCGCGCTCCATCGCGTGATAGAGCGCGCCTATCGCGGCGACTCCGCCCGCGCCGGCTGGACCTTCGAATCCGACCTGCTCAGCGGCCCGCGCACCAGCCTGGATACACTCGGCATGATCCTCGCCAGCCCTGCCGAACGGCTGGTCGTCGCGCTGGATGCCGGGGAAATGCCGATCGGCTGCGTCCAGATCACGGACAAGGGTGCCGGCATCGCCTATCTCGGCTTGCTCTGCATCGATCCGGCGCGCCAGGCCGGGGGCCTTGGCCGCCGCCTCATCGCCGCGGCGGAGGATCATGCCGCCCGCCTCTTTACCGCCAACCTCATGGAAATGACCGTGATCGACAGCCGCACCGAACTGATCGCCTGGTATCAACGCCGCGGCTATGCCCCGACCGGCGAGGTGCGCTCCTTCCCGATCCCGCTCGATCCGCCGCTGGCGATGGTGGTGCTGGCAAAAGCGCTGGCGACCCGAAACGATCTCGGCTAG
- a CDS encoding DJ-1/PfpI family protein: protein MRVAVLTFDGFNELDSFVALALLNRVPGWRADICGPGQSVTSMNGVRVDVQQPLEFASQADVVLIGSGVRTREVVSDAKLMTRIVLDPARQIIGAQCSGALIPAKLGLIGDLPVCTDVTSKPWVIETGVRVIDAPFVAHGPVATAGGCMAAHYLSAWAIAVGAGEAAARNVIDYVAPVGEKAETVARVMSVVAPFLAQAAKEKVAIRY from the coding sequence ATGCGGGTTGCGGTTTTGACGTTCGACGGGTTCAACGAACTGGACAGTTTCGTGGCGTTGGCGCTGCTCAATCGGGTGCCGGGCTGGCGCGCGGACATCTGCGGGCCGGGGCAGTCCGTCACGTCGATGAATGGAGTGCGGGTCGATGTGCAGCAGCCGCTGGAATTTGCTTCGCAAGCCGATGTCGTTCTGATCGGCAGCGGAGTGCGGACGCGGGAAGTCGTTTCGGATGCGAAACTGATGACGCGGATCGTGCTGGACCCCGCCCGGCAGATCATCGGCGCGCAATGTTCAGGCGCGCTGATCCCGGCGAAACTGGGGCTGATTGGCGACCTGCCCGTTTGCACCGATGTGACGAGCAAGCCCTGGGTGATCGAAACGGGGGTGCGGGTGATCGACGCGCCGTTCGTGGCGCATGGGCCGGTGGCGACCGCGGGCGGATGCATGGCGGCGCATTATCTGAGCGCCTGGGCGATTGCGGTTGGCGCTGGCGAGGCGGCGGCGCGGAATGTGATCGACTATGTCGCGCCGGTGGGCGAGAAGGCGGAGACGGTGGCGCGGGTGATGAGCGTGGTCGCGCCTTTCCTGGCGCAGGCGGCAAAAGAAAAAGTTGCAATTCGATACTGA
- a CDS encoding glutathione S-transferase family protein, translated as MIIHGARPSPFVRKVIVFAAEKGIAVEVQTAGFGRGAEGYRKGSPFGKIPALEDGDFLLCDSTAIITYMDALHPGEEMIPAEPKARARTIWYEEFGDTVVQPIGQKIFFNRVVAKALKREPDLAAADAAEAEEMPAIYDYLEDVLPESGWLVADRFTLADLAAACPVINVGYCSDGLTADRWPRVAAWLERVKARPSVAAAMALEAATVQAMMQK; from the coding sequence ATGATCATTCATGGCGCGCGGCCGTCGCCCTTTGTGCGCAAGGTGATCGTGTTCGCCGCGGAAAAGGGGATCGCGGTCGAGGTGCAGACGGCGGGGTTCGGCCGGGGCGCGGAAGGCTATAGGAAGGGATCGCCCTTCGGCAAGATACCGGCACTGGAAGATGGCGATTTCCTGCTGTGCGATTCGACCGCGATCATCACCTATATGGATGCTTTGCATCCCGGCGAGGAGATGATCCCGGCTGAGCCGAAGGCGCGGGCGCGGACGATATGGTATGAGGAGTTCGGCGATACGGTGGTGCAGCCGATCGGGCAGAAGATATTCTTCAACCGTGTGGTCGCCAAAGCATTGAAGCGTGAGCCGGACCTGGCGGCGGCGGACGCAGCCGAGGCGGAGGAAATGCCGGCTATCTATGACTATCTGGAGGATGTTCTGCCGGAAAGCGGCTGGCTGGTGGCGGATCGCTTCACCCTGGCGGACCTGGCGGCGGCGTGCCCGGTCATCAATGTGGGCTATTGTTCCGACGGGCTGACGGCGGATCGCTGGCCCAGGGTCGCGGCCTGGCTGGAGCGGGTCAAGGCGCGGCCGAGCGTGGCGGCGGCGATGGCGCTGGAAGCGGCGACGGTTCAGGCGATGATGCAAAAATAA
- a CDS encoding M28 family peptidase — MTKMMLLTAAALFPMLASAQTVAQSRAPDPVRMKATVETLVSFGTRHTLSSATDPKRGIGAARRWGAAEFAKIAKGCGGCLTVETIADRFTGPRAPDGVEVVDVLAIQKGTGDPNQVVIVAGHIDSRVTDVMNVTSDAPGANDNASGSALVIEAARVLAGEKFDGTIVYALLSGEEQGLWGGKLLAATAKARGWQVRAMLNNDIVGNTVGQNGHVVADRVRVFSEGMRAGDDAKASATRRAIGGEDDGPSRALAKKIDGIAEANPQIGLDVFAVRRFDRFGRGGDHSPFLDLGFPAVRFSVGIENYDRQHQDLRTENGRVYGDTVEGMDFPYLAKVTALNVAALRQLADAPTAPASVSLDGALSMDTRVFWDAVPGAVGYKVYWRRADAQDWTESRMVTGATETVLKDIVVDDHFIGVAAVGKDGAESLVTFGGMAPRK; from the coding sequence ATGACAAAGATGATGCTCCTGACCGCTGCCGCGCTATTTCCCATGCTGGCATCCGCCCAGACCGTTGCGCAGAGCCGCGCGCCCGATCCGGTGCGGATGAAGGCGACGGTGGAGACATTGGTCAGCTTTGGCACGCGCCATACTTTATCGTCGGCGACCGATCCCAAGCGCGGCATTGGCGCGGCGCGGCGGTGGGGGGCAGCGGAGTTTGCGAAGATCGCCAAGGGTTGTGGTGGCTGTCTGACCGTCGAGACGATCGCGGATCGCTTTACCGGGCCGCGCGCGCCCGATGGGGTCGAGGTGGTCGATGTGTTGGCGATCCAGAAGGGGACCGGTGATCCAAATCAGGTCGTGATCGTCGCCGGGCATATCGACAGCCGGGTGACCGACGTCATGAACGTGACCAGCGATGCGCCGGGCGCCAACGACAATGCGTCGGGCAGCGCGCTGGTGATCGAGGCGGCGCGGGTGCTGGCGGGCGAAAAGTTCGACGGGACGATCGTCTATGCGCTGCTGTCGGGCGAGGAGCAGGGGCTGTGGGGCGGCAAGTTGCTGGCGGCGACGGCCAAGGCGCGCGGCTGGCAGGTGCGCGCGATGCTGAACAACGATATCGTCGGTAATACGGTCGGTCAGAATGGGCATGTTGTTGCCGATCGGGTGCGGGTGTTTTCCGAGGGGATGCGCGCGGGCGACGACGCCAAGGCGAGTGCGACGCGGCGGGCGATCGGCGGCGAGGATGACGGGCCTTCGCGGGCGCTGGCGAAAAAGATCGACGGGATTGCGGAGGCTAATCCGCAGATTGGGCTGGATGTGTTTGCGGTGCGGCGTTTCGACCGGTTCGGGCGGGGTGGGGATCATTCGCCCTTCCTGGATTTGGGCTTTCCCGCGGTGCGCTTTTCAGTGGGGATCGAGAATTACGACCGGCAGCATCAGGATCTGCGGACCGAGAATGGCCGGGTCTATGGCGACACGGTCGAGGGGATGGATTTTCCCTATCTCGCGAAGGTGACGGCTTTGAATGTCGCGGCTTTGCGGCAGTTGGCGGATGCGCCGACGGCGCCTGCGAGCGTGTCGCTGGACGGGGCTCTGTCGATGGATACGCGGGTGTTCTGGGACGCGGTGCCGGGGGCGGTTGGCTATAAGGTTTATTGGCGACGAGCCGATGCGCAGGATTGGACGGAGAGCCGGATGGTGACCGGCGCGACCGAGACGGTGCTGAAGGATATCGTCGTGGACGATCATTTCATCGGCGTGGCGGCGGTGGGCAAGGATGGGGCGGAGAGTCTGGTGACCTTTGGCGGGATGGCGCCGCGCAAGTAG
- a CDS encoding DNA-packaging protein → MEVSDQVFLAKDDGRARAAILKRLDGAAAERLEREWLYLARPAQLPPPGDWRIWLMMAGRGFGKTRAGAEWVRGIAEADPQARIALVGATLGEARSVMVEGASGLLAVAPWWNRPAYAPALRKLTWPNGAVASLFGAAEPEGLRGPQFSHGWADEIAKWAGGEAAWHNLMMGLRLGARPQVLATTTPRPVPLVRALVARDGADVMVTRGRTAENVAHLADGFVEAMAASYGGTRLGRQELDGELIEEVEGALWSRDLIERCRVAHVPGALGRVVVAVDPPASAGGDACGIVVAGVGGDGRAYVIADASVAGQSPEGWARAVAAAALVHDADRVVAEANNGGAMVESVLRAAEAAMPVKLVHASRGKAARAEPVAALYEAGRVMHRGAFPALEDEMCGLIAGGGYVGPGRSPDRADALVWALSELMLGKRGEARVREM, encoded by the coding sequence ATGGAGGTTTCGGATCAGGTTTTTCTGGCGAAGGACGATGGGCGGGCCAGGGCGGCGATATTGAAGCGGCTGGACGGGGCGGCGGCCGAGCGGCTGGAGCGGGAATGGCTGTATCTGGCGCGACCGGCGCAATTACCGCCGCCGGGCGACTGGCGCATCTGGCTGATGATGGCGGGGCGCGGCTTTGGCAAGACGCGGGCCGGGGCGGAATGGGTGCGAGGGATTGCCGAGGCCGATCCGCAGGCGCGGATCGCGCTGGTCGGCGCGACGCTGGGCGAGGCGCGCAGCGTGATGGTAGAGGGAGCGTCGGGCCTGCTGGCGGTTGCGCCTTGGTGGAACCGGCCGGCCTATGCGCCCGCGCTGCGCAAGCTGACCTGGCCCAATGGCGCGGTGGCGAGCCTGTTCGGCGCGGCCGAGCCGGAGGGGCTGCGCGGGCCGCAGTTCAGCCATGGCTGGGCCGACGAAATCGCCAAATGGGCGGGCGGCGAGGCGGCCTGGCATAATCTGATGATGGGATTGCGCCTGGGTGCGCGGCCGCAAGTGCTGGCGACGACCACGCCGCGGCCGGTGCCGCTGGTGCGGGCGCTGGTGGCGCGGGATGGCGCAGACGTTATGGTTACGCGGGGGCGGACGGCGGAGAATGTCGCGCATCTGGCCGATGGTTTTGTGGAGGCCATGGCGGCGAGCTATGGCGGCACGCGGCTGGGGCGGCAGGAACTGGACGGCGAACTGATCGAGGAGGTGGAAGGTGCCTTGTGGAGCCGCGATCTGATCGAGCGGTGCCGGGTCGCGCATGTGCCGGGCGCGCTCGGCCGGGTCGTGGTGGCGGTCGATCCGCCGGCGTCGGCGGGCGGGGACGCGTGCGGTATCGTGGTGGCGGGAGTCGGCGGCGACGGGCGCGCTTATGTGATCGCTGACGCCAGCGTGGCGGGCCAGTCGCCCGAAGGCTGGGCGCGGGCGGTGGCGGCGGCGGCTTTGGTCCATGATGCGGATCGAGTGGTGGCCGAGGCGAATAATGGCGGGGCGATGGTGGAAAGCGTGCTGCGTGCGGCGGAGGCGGCGATGCCGGTGAAGCTGGTCCATGCGAGCCGGGGCAAGGCGGCGCGGGCCGAGCCGGTGGCGGCGCTTTATGAGGCGGGGCGAGTGATGCATCGCGGGGCTTTCCCGGCGCTGGAGGACGAGATGTGCGGGTTGATCGCGGGGGGCGGCTATGTCGGGCCGGGGCGATCGCCCGATCGGGCCGACGCGCTGGTGTGGGCGCTGAGCGAGTTGATGCTGGGGAAGAGGGGTGAGGCGCGGGTGCGGGAGATGTAA